A portion of the Burkholderia pseudomultivorans genome contains these proteins:
- a CDS encoding regulator: MHDRRLHFLVPFALPSAADAASSLHTLDSPALEKLLARASVVERVAGEDFQRTLPHERWLARQFGATHGNAADEAPLAPYMLLADGGDPGTQAWACVEPVHVEIAHDHLVLVDPAALALDDGDAAALLAVARPLIEELGVRVEAPQPARWYLSSEQFAHLAGAAPLRASGRNIEIWLPHEAHTGERSRMWMKLQNEVQMAWFQHPVNEAREARGLPAVNSIWFHAQGTLKPVGKPFARVLSASPAALGLARAAGTDAGAPPAAFGALPAADGTTLVELPALTTPFIEQDWARWHDALAALERDWFAPALAALQRGECAGVDFTLCGDTSSVTLRATRGDLRKFWRRRALASLFE; encoded by the coding sequence ATGCACGACCGACGCCTCCATTTTCTCGTTCCGTTCGCGCTGCCGTCGGCGGCCGATGCGGCCTCGTCCCTGCACACGCTGGACAGCCCCGCGCTCGAAAAGTTGCTTGCGCGCGCGAGCGTCGTCGAGCGCGTCGCCGGCGAGGACTTCCAGCGCACGCTGCCGCACGAGCGCTGGCTGGCGCGCCAGTTCGGCGCAACGCACGGCAATGCCGCCGACGAGGCGCCGCTCGCACCCTACATGCTGCTCGCGGACGGCGGCGACCCCGGCACGCAGGCGTGGGCCTGCGTCGAGCCGGTCCACGTCGAAATCGCGCACGATCACCTGGTGCTGGTCGATCCCGCGGCCCTCGCACTCGACGACGGCGATGCCGCCGCGCTGCTCGCGGTCGCGCGCCCGCTGATCGAAGAACTGGGCGTGCGCGTCGAAGCGCCGCAGCCGGCACGCTGGTATCTGTCGAGCGAACAGTTCGCCCATCTCGCCGGCGCCGCCCCGCTGCGCGCGAGCGGCCGCAACATCGAGATCTGGCTGCCGCACGAGGCGCACACGGGCGAACGCTCGCGGATGTGGATGAAGCTGCAGAACGAAGTACAGATGGCCTGGTTCCAGCATCCGGTCAACGAGGCGCGCGAGGCGCGCGGGCTGCCGGCCGTCAATTCGATCTGGTTCCATGCGCAGGGCACGCTGAAGCCGGTCGGCAAGCCGTTCGCGCGCGTGCTGTCCGCGTCGCCCGCGGCGCTCGGCCTGGCCCGCGCGGCCGGCACCGACGCCGGCGCGCCGCCGGCCGCGTTCGGCGCCCTGCCCGCCGCCGACGGCACGACGCTCGTCGAGCTGCCGGCGCTGACCACCCCATTCATCGAACAGGACTGGGCACGCTGGCACGACGCGCTCGCCGCGCTCGAGCGCGACTGGTTCGCGCCGGCGCTTGCCGCGCTGCAGCGCGGCGAGTGCGCCGGCGTCGATTTCACGCTGTGCGGCGACACGAGTTCCGTGACGCTGCGCGCGACGCGCGGCGACCTGCGCAAGTTCTGGCGCCGCCGTGCGCTCGCGTCCCTGTTCGAATAA
- the recJ gene encoding single-stranded-DNA-specific exonuclease RecJ yields MTRIVTRSVAPADAEALARHGLHPVLARLYASRGVQSPADIETALARLVPPTELKGCADAAVLLADAIAAGRRLLVVADYDCDGATACAVAVRGLRMFGAQIDYLVPNRFEYGYGLTPEIVELAAARQPDLLITVDNGIASVAGVEAANARGIDVLVTDHHLPGDALPAARAIVNPNQPGCGFPSKHIAGVGVMFYVLLALRAELRRRGAFASKEAEPRLDGLLDLVALGTVADVVRLDGNNRVLVAQGLQRIRNGRMQPGIAALFRAAGREARTASGFDLGFGLGPRLNAAGRLSDMSLGIECLITDDIGRAWDLAQQLDVMNRERREIEAGMQQQALADLADVDPADACTITLFNPEWHQGVIGIVAGRLKEKFHRPSFTFAHADEHGTRVKGSGRSIPGFHLRDALDLVSKREPDLLVAFGGHAMAAGVTLDADNVPRFAAAFEAVAREWLSDDALARVIETDGELEDAYFTPQFVGLLDEAVWGQGFPAPLFSGEFDVVSQSLVKEKHLKLQLARGRQRFNAIWFNHTEPLPASALIAYRLVADTWNGVTRVQLIVEHAAG; encoded by the coding sequence ATGACCCGCATCGTTACCCGCTCCGTCGCGCCCGCCGACGCCGAAGCGCTCGCCCGCCACGGCCTGCATCCGGTGCTCGCGCGCCTGTACGCGTCGCGCGGCGTGCAGTCCCCGGCCGACATCGAGACCGCGCTCGCGCGCCTCGTGCCGCCCACCGAACTGAAGGGCTGCGCCGACGCGGCCGTGCTGCTCGCCGATGCGATCGCCGCCGGGCGGCGCCTGCTGGTCGTCGCCGACTACGACTGCGACGGCGCGACCGCCTGCGCGGTCGCCGTGCGCGGCCTGCGGATGTTCGGCGCACAGATCGACTACCTGGTGCCGAACCGCTTCGAATACGGCTACGGCCTCACGCCGGAAATCGTCGAGCTGGCGGCCGCGCGCCAGCCCGACCTGCTGATCACCGTCGACAACGGCATCGCGAGCGTCGCGGGCGTCGAGGCCGCCAACGCGCGCGGCATCGACGTGCTCGTGACCGATCACCACCTGCCCGGCGACGCGCTGCCCGCCGCGCGCGCGATCGTCAACCCGAACCAGCCCGGCTGCGGCTTCCCGAGCAAGCACATCGCCGGCGTCGGCGTGATGTTCTACGTGCTGCTCGCGCTGCGCGCCGAACTGCGTCGCCGCGGCGCGTTCGCGAGCAAGGAAGCCGAGCCGCGCCTCGACGGCCTGCTCGACCTCGTCGCGCTCGGCACCGTCGCCGATGTCGTGCGGCTCGACGGCAACAACCGCGTGCTGGTCGCGCAGGGGCTGCAGCGGATCCGCAACGGCCGGATGCAGCCGGGCATCGCCGCGCTGTTCCGCGCCGCGGGCCGCGAAGCGCGCACCGCGTCGGGCTTCGACCTCGGCTTCGGCCTCGGCCCGCGCCTGAACGCGGCCGGGCGACTGTCCGACATGTCGCTCGGCATCGAGTGCCTGATCACCGACGACATCGGCCGCGCGTGGGACCTCGCGCAGCAGCTCGACGTGATGAACCGCGAACGCCGCGAGATCGAGGCCGGCATGCAGCAGCAGGCGCTCGCCGATCTCGCCGACGTCGATCCGGCCGACGCCTGCACGATCACGCTGTTCAACCCCGAATGGCACCAGGGCGTGATCGGCATCGTCGCCGGGCGGCTCAAGGAAAAATTCCACCGCCCGTCGTTCACGTTCGCGCACGCGGACGAGCACGGCACGCGGGTCAAGGGCTCGGGCCGGTCGATCCCCGGTTTTCACCTGCGCGACGCGCTCGACCTCGTATCGAAGCGCGAACCGGACCTGCTCGTCGCGTTCGGCGGCCATGCGATGGCCGCCGGCGTCACGCTCGACGCCGACAACGTGCCTCGCTTCGCGGCCGCGTTCGAAGCGGTCGCGCGCGAATGGCTGTCCGACGACGCGCTCGCTCGCGTGATCGAGACCGACGGCGAGCTCGAGGATGCGTACTTCACGCCGCAGTTCGTCGGACTGCTCGACGAGGCCGTGTGGGGCCAGGGCTTTCCGGCCCCGCTTTTTTCCGGCGAGTTCGACGTCGTGTCGCAGAGCCTCGTGAAGGAAAAGCACCTGAAGCTGCAGCTCGCGCGCGGCCGCCAGCGCTTCAATGCGATCTGGTTCAACCATACCGAGCCGCTGCCGGCGAGCGCGCTGATCGCGTATCGCCTCGTCGCCGATACCTGGAACGGCGTCACGCGCGTGCAGCTGATCGTCGAGCACGCGGCCGGATAA
- the prfB gene encoding peptide chain release factor 2 (programmed frameshift), with protein MEAERLNAIESSLLDLRQRAGELRGYLDYDAKAARLTEVNKALEDPNVWNDSKNAQALGREKKLLEGVVTTLTVLDSDLRDALDLFELAREEGDEDTLVASEEDAAKLEARVGDIEFRRMFSNPADPNNCFIDIQAGAGGTEACDWASMLLRQYLRYCERKGFKAEVLEESDGDVAGIKNATVKVTGEYAYGFLRTETGIHRLVRKSPFDSSGGRHTSFSSVFVYPEIDDSIEVEVNPADLRIDTYRASGAGGQHINKTDSAVRITHMPTGIVVQCQNDRSQHRNRAEAMAMLKSRLYEAEMRKRQAEQDKLESSKTDVGWGHQIRSYVLDQSRVKDLRTNVEMSNTRAVLDGDLDDFISASLKQGV; from the exons ATGGAAGCGGAACGTCTCAACGCGATCGAAAGCTCCCTGCTCGACCTGCGCCAGCGCGCGGGCGAGCTTCGGGGGTATCTT GACTACGACGCCAAAGCTGCGCGTCTGACCGAAGTCAACAAGGCACTCGAAGACCCGAACGTCTGGAACGATTCGAAGAACGCCCAGGCGCTCGGCCGCGAAAAGAAGCTGCTCGAAGGCGTCGTCACGACGCTGACGGTGCTCGACAGCGACCTGCGCGACGCGCTCGACCTGTTCGAGCTGGCCCGCGAGGAAGGCGACGAGGACACGCTCGTCGCGTCGGAAGAAGACGCCGCGAAACTCGAAGCGCGCGTCGGTGACATCGAATTCCGCCGGATGTTCTCGAACCCGGCCGACCCGAACAACTGCTTCATCGACATCCAGGCCGGCGCCGGCGGCACCGAGGCGTGCGACTGGGCGTCGATGCTGCTGCGCCAGTACCTGCGCTACTGCGAGCGCAAGGGCTTCAAGGCCGAAGTGCTCGAAGAATCCGACGGCGACGTCGCCGGCATCAAGAACGCGACGGTCAAGGTCACGGGCGAATACGCGTACGGCTTCCTGCGCACCGAAACGGGCATCCACCGGCTGGTGCGCAAGTCGCCGTTCGACTCGTCGGGCGGCCGCCACACGTCGTTCTCGTCGGTGTTCGTGTATCCGGAAATCGACGACTCGATCGAAGTCGAGGTGAACCCGGCCGACCTGCGCATCGACACGTACCGCGCATCGGGCGCGGGCGGCCAGCACATCAACAAGACCGACTCGGCGGTGCGGATCACGCACATGCCGACCGGCATCGTCGTGCAGTGCCAGAACGACCGCTCGCAGCACCGCAACCGCGCGGAAGCGATGGCGATGCTGAAGTCGCGCCTGTACGAGGCCGAGATGCGCAAGCGCCAGGCCGAGCAGGACAAGCTCGAGTCGAGCAAGACCGACGTGGGCTGGGGCCACCAGATCCGCTCGTACGTGCTCGACCAGAGCCGCGTGAAGGACCTGCGCACGAACGTCGAAATGAGCAACACGCGGGCGGTGCTCGACGGCGATCTCGACGACTTCATCAGCGCGAGCCTCAAACAGGGCGTCTGA
- the lysS gene encoding lysine--tRNA ligase has translation MTESTQTQAAVAADENQIIAERRDKLRALREQGVAYPNDFRPTHHAAELQAKFAESDKEALEANPFEVAIAGRMMLKRVMGKASFATVQDGSGQIQFFVTPNDVGAETYDAFKKWDLGDIVAARGVLFRTNKGELSVKCTELRLLSKALRPLPDKFHGLADQEMRYRQRYVDLIVTPETRDTFRARTKAIASIRKFMGDADFMEVETPMLHPIPGGAAAKPFVTHHNALDMQMFLRIAPELYLKRLIVGGFERVFEINRNFRNEGVSPRHNPEFTMMEFYAAYTDYRWLMDFTEQLIRQTAIDALGTATIQYQGRELDLAKPFHRLTITQAIQKFAPQYTDGQLSDDAYLRSELKRLGVDVTQPAFLNAGIGALQLALFEETAEAQLWEPTFIIDYPVEVSPLARASDTVPGITERFELFMTGREIANGFSELNDPEDQAARFRKQVEQKDAGDEEAMFFDADYIRALEYGMPPTGGCGIGIDRLVMLLTDSPTIRDVLLFPHLRRED, from the coding sequence ATGACCGAATCGACCCAAACGCAAGCCGCCGTCGCGGCGGACGAAAACCAGATCATCGCCGAGCGCCGCGACAAGCTGCGCGCGCTGCGCGAACAAGGCGTCGCCTATCCGAACGATTTCCGGCCAACGCACCACGCGGCCGAACTGCAGGCGAAATTCGCCGAGTCGGACAAGGAAGCGCTCGAAGCGAATCCGTTCGAAGTCGCGATCGCCGGCCGCATGATGCTCAAGCGCGTGATGGGCAAGGCGAGCTTCGCGACGGTGCAGGACGGTTCGGGCCAGATCCAGTTCTTCGTGACGCCGAACGATGTCGGCGCGGAAACGTACGATGCGTTCAAGAAGTGGGACCTTGGCGACATCGTCGCCGCGCGCGGCGTGCTGTTCCGCACCAACAAGGGCGAGCTGTCGGTCAAGTGCACGGAACTGCGCCTGCTGTCGAAGGCGCTGCGCCCGCTGCCGGACAAGTTCCACGGCCTCGCCGACCAGGAAATGCGCTATCGCCAGCGCTACGTCGACCTGATCGTCACGCCGGAGACGCGCGACACGTTCCGCGCGCGCACCAAGGCGATCGCGTCGATCCGCAAGTTCATGGGCGACGCCGACTTCATGGAAGTCGAGACGCCGATGCTGCACCCGATCCCGGGCGGCGCGGCCGCCAAGCCGTTCGTCACGCACCACAATGCGCTCGACATGCAGATGTTCCTGCGCATCGCGCCGGAGCTGTATCTGAAGCGGCTGATCGTCGGCGGCTTCGAGCGCGTGTTCGAAATCAACCGCAACTTCCGGAATGAAGGCGTGTCGCCGCGCCACAATCCGGAATTCACGATGATGGAGTTCTACGCCGCGTACACCGACTACCGCTGGCTGATGGACTTCACCGAGCAGCTGATCCGCCAGACCGCGATCGACGCGCTCGGCACCGCGACGATCCAGTATCAGGGCCGCGAGCTCGACCTCGCGAAGCCGTTCCACCGCCTGACGATCACGCAGGCGATCCAGAAGTTCGCGCCGCAGTACACCGACGGCCAGCTGTCGGACGACGCCTACCTGCGCAGCGAGCTGAAGCGCCTCGGCGTCGACGTCACGCAGCCGGCGTTCCTGAACGCCGGCATCGGCGCGCTGCAGCTCGCGCTGTTCGAGGAAACGGCCGAAGCGCAGCTGTGGGAGCCGACCTTCATCATCGACTATCCGGTCGAGGTGTCGCCGCTCGCGCGCGCATCGGATACGGTGCCGGGCATCACCGAGCGTTTCGAGCTGTTCATGACCGGCCGCGAGATCGCGAACGGCTTCTCGGAGCTGAACGATCCGGAAGATCAGGCCGCACGCTTCAGGAAGCAGGTCGAACAGAAGGATGCCGGCGACGAGGAAGCGATGTTCTTCGACGCCGACTACATCCGCGCGCTCGAATACGGGATGCCGCCGACCGGCGGCTGCGGGATCGGCATCGACCGTCTCGTGATGCTGCTGACCGACAGCCCGACGATCCGCGACGTGCTGCTGTTCCCCCACCTGCGCCGCGAAGACTGA
- a CDS encoding glycine zipper 2TM domain-containing protein: MDNQNQTTPQKQRLHPLIATAAGAVIVASLAATAAITGVFPKANSSNEQNGQTQAALIASQPAVDTAAAASAALAAQAQQQAAEQAAQQKALAQAEPKPAPRPVTHHHRAPAPQPPQYAQQPSAPVQPAYCQTCGTVVAITQTRTPGQSSGIGAVGGAAAGGLLGNQFGHGNGRTAMTIIGALGGGLAGNQVEKQVRAETDYQVQVQMENGTTRTFTYRNAPPFGQGQRVRVENGTLVGA; the protein is encoded by the coding sequence ATGGACAATCAGAATCAGACCACGCCGCAAAAGCAACGCCTCCACCCGCTCATCGCAACCGCGGCCGGCGCCGTCATCGTCGCCAGCCTCGCCGCGACGGCAGCGATCACGGGCGTGTTCCCGAAAGCCAACAGCAGCAACGAGCAGAACGGTCAGACCCAGGCCGCGCTGATCGCGTCGCAGCCGGCCGTCGACACGGCGGCGGCCGCCAGCGCCGCGCTCGCCGCGCAGGCGCAGCAGCAGGCGGCTGAACAGGCCGCGCAGCAAAAGGCGCTCGCGCAGGCCGAACCGAAGCCGGCGCCGCGCCCGGTGACGCACCACCACCGTGCGCCCGCGCCGCAACCGCCGCAATACGCGCAGCAGCCGTCCGCGCCCGTGCAGCCGGCCTATTGCCAGACCTGCGGCACGGTCGTCGCGATCACGCAGACGCGCACGCCCGGCCAGAGCTCGGGCATCGGCGCGGTCGGCGGCGCCGCGGCCGGCGGCCTGCTCGGCAACCAGTTCGGTCACGGCAACGGCCGCACCGCGATGACGATCATCGGCGCGCTGGGCGGCGGCCTGGCCGGCAACCAGGTCGAGAAGCAGGTGCGTGCGGAAACCGACTACCAGGTGCAAGTGCAGATGGAAAACGGCACGACGCGCACCTTCACGTACCGTAACGCGCCGCCGTTCGGCCAGGGGCAGCGCGTGCGCGTCGAGAACGGCACGCTGGTCGGCGCCTGA
- the iscX gene encoding Fe-S cluster assembly protein IscX gives MKWTDSREIAIALADKHPDVDPQRVNFVDLRAWVIALDGFDDDPGRSGEKILEAIQAHWIDESDFDDED, from the coding sequence ATGAAGTGGACCGATTCGCGCGAGATTGCGATCGCGCTTGCAGACAAGCATCCGGACGTCGATCCTCAGCGGGTCAATTTCGTCGACCTGCGCGCGTGGGTGATCGCGCTCGACGGTTTCGACGACGATCCGGGCCGCTCGGGCGAGAAAATCCTCGAGGCGATCCAGGCGCACTGGATCGACGAATCCGACTTCGACGACGAAGACTGA
- the fdx gene encoding ISC system 2Fe-2S type ferredoxin — protein sequence MPQLVVLPHVELCPDGAVIDAKPGKSICDNLLDNGIEIEHACEKSCACTTCHVVIREGFNDLAPSEEDEDDLLDKAWGLEPTSRLSCQAIVTEDSDLVVEIPKYSINHAKENH from the coding sequence ATGCCTCAACTGGTGGTGCTGCCTCACGTCGAACTGTGCCCGGACGGCGCGGTGATCGACGCGAAGCCCGGCAAGAGTATTTGCGACAACCTGCTCGACAACGGCATCGAGATCGAGCACGCGTGCGAGAAATCGTGCGCCTGCACGACATGCCACGTGGTGATCCGCGAAGGCTTCAACGATCTCGCGCCGTCCGAAGAGGACGAGGACGATCTGCTCGACAAGGCATGGGGCCTCGAGCCGACCTCGCGCCTGTCGTGCCAGGCGATCGTGACGGAGGATTCGGATCTCGTGGTCGAGATTCCGAAGTACTCGATCAATCACGCGAAGGAAAATCACTGA
- the hscA gene encoding Fe-S protein assembly chaperone HscA, translating into MALLQISEPGMAPAPHQRRLAVGIDLGTTNSLVAAVRNSVPEVLPDEAGRVLLPSVVRYLEKGGRRIGHEAKEQAATDPRNTIVSVKRFMGRGKAEVEGAANAPYEFVDAPGMVQIRTIDGVKSPVEVSAEILATLRYRAEDTLGDELVGAVITVPAYFDDAQRQATKDAARLAGLNVLRLLNEPTAAAIAYGLDNAAEGLYAVYDLGGGTFDLSILKLTKGVFEVLAAGGDSALGGDDFDHALFGHVLAQGGIDAKTLAPEDVRLLLDRVRVLKEALSSAPQATLDVTLSSGAHLVQTISHDTFASLVEPLVQRTLTPTRKALRDAQVTPADIKGVVLVGGATRMPVIRAAVEKYFGQPPLVNLDPDQVVALGAAIQADLLAGNRGSGDDWLLLDVIPLSLGVETMGGLVEKIIPRNSTIPIARAQEFTTFKDGQTAMAIHVVQGERELVADCRSLARFELRGIPPMTAGAARIRVTYQVDADGLLSVFAREQHSGVEASVVVKPSYGLADDDIAKMLEDSFKTAEIDMRARALREAQVEAQRMIEATEAALAADGELLDAAERAEVDARVAALRAIAQGDDADAIEASTKALADGTDEFAARRMDKSIKRALSGRRLDEI; encoded by the coding sequence ATGGCTTTACTGCAAATTTCCGAACCGGGCATGGCGCCGGCGCCGCACCAGCGGCGACTCGCCGTCGGGATCGATCTCGGCACGACGAACTCGCTCGTCGCCGCCGTGCGCAACAGCGTGCCGGAAGTGCTGCCGGACGAGGCGGGCCGCGTGCTGCTGCCGTCGGTGGTCCGTTATCTGGAGAAGGGCGGCCGTCGCATCGGCCACGAAGCGAAGGAACAGGCCGCGACCGATCCGCGCAACACGATCGTGTCGGTCAAGCGCTTCATGGGGCGCGGCAAGGCCGAGGTCGAGGGCGCGGCGAATGCGCCGTACGAATTCGTCGATGCGCCGGGCATGGTGCAGATCCGCACGATCGACGGCGTGAAGAGCCCGGTCGAGGTGTCGGCCGAAATTCTCGCGACGCTGCGCTATCGCGCCGAGGACACGCTCGGCGACGAGCTGGTCGGCGCGGTGATCACGGTGCCCGCCTATTTCGACGACGCGCAGCGCCAGGCGACCAAGGACGCCGCGCGTCTCGCGGGCCTCAACGTGCTGCGCCTGCTGAACGAGCCGACCGCGGCGGCGATCGCCTACGGTCTCGACAATGCGGCCGAAGGCCTCTACGCGGTGTACGACCTCGGCGGCGGCACGTTCGACCTGTCGATCCTGAAGCTCACGAAGGGCGTGTTCGAAGTGCTGGCCGCGGGCGGCGATTCCGCGCTCGGCGGCGACGATTTCGATCACGCGCTGTTCGGGCACGTGCTCGCGCAGGGCGGCATCGACGCGAAGACGCTCGCGCCGGAAGACGTGCGCCTGCTGCTCGACCGCGTGCGCGTGCTGAAGGAAGCGCTGTCGTCGGCGCCGCAGGCCACGCTCGACGTGACGCTGTCGAGCGGCGCACACCTCGTGCAGACGATTTCGCACGACACGTTCGCGTCGCTGGTCGAACCGCTCGTGCAGCGCACGCTGACGCCGACCCGCAAGGCGCTGCGCGACGCGCAGGTCACGCCGGCCGACATCAAGGGCGTCGTGCTCGTCGGCGGCGCGACGCGCATGCCGGTGATCCGCGCAGCCGTCGAGAAATACTTCGGCCAGCCGCCGCTCGTCAATCTCGATCCGGACCAGGTCGTCGCGCTCGGCGCGGCGATCCAGGCCGACCTGCTGGCCGGCAACCGCGGCAGCGGCGACGACTGGCTGCTGCTCGACGTGATTCCGCTGTCGCTCGGCGTCGAGACGATGGGCGGCCTCGTCGAGAAGATCATTCCGCGCAACTCGACGATTCCGATCGCGCGTGCGCAGGAATTCACGACTTTCAAGGACGGCCAGACCGCGATGGCGATCCACGTCGTGCAGGGCGAGCGCGAGCTCGTCGCCGACTGCCGGTCGCTCGCGCGCTTCGAGCTGCGCGGCATTCCGCCGATGACGGCCGGTGCGGCGCGCATCCGCGTCACCTATCAGGTCGATGCGGACGGGCTGCTGTCGGTGTTCGCGCGCGAGCAGCATTCGGGCGTCGAGGCGTCGGTCGTCGTGAAGCCGTCCTACGGCCTCGCCGACGACGACATCGCGAAGATGCTCGAGGACAGCTTCAAGACCGCCGAGATCGACATGCGCGCCCGCGCGCTGCGCGAGGCGCAGGTCGAGGCGCAGCGGATGATCGAGGCGACGGAGGCCGCGCTCGCGGCCGACGGCGAACTGCTCGATGCGGCCGAACGCGCGGAGGTCGATGCGCGCGTCGCGGCGCTGCGCGCGATCGCGCAGGGCGACGACGCGGATGCGATCGAGGCATCGACCAAGGCGCTGGCCGACGGCACCGACGAATTCGCGGCGCGCCGGATGGACAAGAGCATCAAGCGCGCACTGTCGGGTCGCCGGCTCGACGAGATCTGA
- the hscB gene encoding Fe-S protein assembly co-chaperone HscB, protein MVSLKDSHFDLFHLPAQFALDEAALDAAYRTVQTQVHPDRFAAAGDAQKRIAMQWATRANEAYRTLRDPLKRGTYLLSLRGVDIGAENNTAMEPAFLMQQMEWREGIEDAAAARNVDALDALLAELRDEKRTRLERLGTLLDSGADQAAAEAVRQLMFIERVASEVSAQIERLET, encoded by the coding sequence ATGGTTTCGCTGAAAGACAGCCATTTCGACCTGTTTCACCTGCCGGCGCAATTCGCGCTCGACGAAGCGGCGCTCGACGCCGCCTATCGCACCGTGCAGACACAGGTGCATCCGGACCGCTTCGCGGCGGCCGGCGATGCGCAAAAGCGCATCGCGATGCAGTGGGCAACCCGCGCGAACGAGGCGTACCGCACGCTGCGCGATCCGCTCAAGCGCGGCACCTATCTGCTGTCGCTGCGCGGCGTCGACATCGGCGCGGAAAACAATACCGCGATGGAGCCCGCGTTCCTGATGCAGCAGATGGAGTGGCGCGAGGGCATCGAGGATGCCGCGGCCGCCCGCAACGTCGACGCGCTCGACGCGCTGCTGGCCGAGCTGCGCGACGAGAAGCGCACGCGGCTCGAGCGCCTCGGCACGCTGCTCGACAGCGGCGCCGACCAGGCGGCCGCGGAGGCCGTGCGCCAGCTGATGTTCATCGAGCGGGTCGCGTCGGAAGTGAGCGCGCAGATCGAGCGCCTCGAAACTTAA
- the iscA gene encoding iron-sulfur cluster assembly protein IscA, translating to MAITLTEKAAQHVQKYLVRRGKGVGLRLGVRTTGCSGLAYKLEYVDELAPEDQVFESHGVKVVVDPKSLAYIDGTELDFAREGLNEGFRFNNPNVKDECGCGESFRV from the coding sequence ATGGCAATTACACTGACCGAAAAAGCAGCACAGCACGTCCAGAAATACCTCGTCCGTCGCGGCAAGGGTGTGGGCCTGCGGCTTGGCGTCCGCACGACCGGATGCTCGGGGCTCGCGTACAAGCTCGAGTATGTCGACGAGCTCGCCCCCGAGGATCAGGTGTTCGAGAGCCATGGCGTGAAGGTCGTGGTCGATCCGAAGAGCCTCGCGTATATCGACGGCACCGAGCTCGATTTCGCGCGCGAAGGCCTGAACGAAGGGTTCCGCTTCAACAACCCGAACGTGAAGGACGAGTGCGGCTGCGGCGAATCGTTCCGCGTGTGA
- the iscU gene encoding Fe-S cluster assembly scaffold IscU yields the protein MSYSNKVLDHYENPRNVGSFAKDDDAVGTGMVGAPACGDVMKLQIRVGADGVIEDAKFKTYGCGSAIASSSLVTEWVKGKTLDEALSIKNTQIAEELALPPVKIHCSILAEDAIKAAVADYKKRHDTKEGDQAAA from the coding sequence ATGTCTTACAGCAACAAGGTTCTGGATCACTACGAAAACCCGCGTAACGTCGGTTCGTTCGCGAAGGACGACGATGCGGTCGGCACGGGCATGGTCGGCGCGCCGGCCTGCGGCGACGTGATGAAGCTGCAGATTCGCGTCGGCGCGGACGGCGTGATCGAAGATGCGAAGTTCAAGACCTACGGCTGCGGTTCGGCGATCGCGTCGAGCTCGCTCGTGACCGAGTGGGTGAAGGGCAAGACGCTCGACGAAGCGCTGTCGATCAAGAACACGCAGATCGCCGAGGAACTCGCGCTGCCGCCGGTGAAGATTCACTGCTCGATTCTCGCGGAAGACGCGATCAAGGCAGCCGTGGCCGACTACAAGAAGCGCCACGACACGAAGGAAGGCGATCAGGCAGCGGCCTGA